AGGCAGAACAGTTTACTCACTCAACCCTCAGGATGTTCTATTGAATAAAGGAATCAGAGTTTCAATGAAATCGAACAATCCAAACGATGCGTTGTATATTGTCAGGAAAAGAGATTGGGTTTTTCAAAACAAATCGGCAAACAGTAATTTTCTTACAACTACACTCACTCGCACGCTAACGGATGTAGGTTTGTTTGAAGATGGCACCAAGCCATTCATCAGCAACTTAAAACTACGAACACGAAATCGAAGACCATCAATCGCATTTCGATTCGGCGATGTTATGTCGGGGATTGATTATAAGAATTTTAGAATGTATATAAATAACGATTTAATAATACCAGAAATCGAAGGTAGCCGACTATGGTATGATGCCAACAATCCTTTACCAAAGGGAAATCATACGCTACGAATCGACATATCCGACAAAGCAGGAAACCAAAACGAATTTGTAACTAATTTCAGAGTTAAATAATGGCACAACTATCAAAAACATATTCTCCAAAAGAAGCCGAAGAAAAATGGTATCCTTACTGGGAAAAGCATAATTTATTTCACGCAAAAGCAAATCCTGATAAAAAGCCGTACACAATTGTAATCCCGCCACCGAACATCACTGGCATTTTAACTATGGGACACGTTTTGAATAACACAATTCAAGATGTGTTTGTACGTTGGAAACGAATGCAGGGTTACGAAACTCTGTGGATGCCGGGAACCGACCACGCAGGTATCGCAACACAAAACGTTGTAGAAAAATCTTTGTTGAAGGAAGGTAAAACCCGACACGATTTAGGGAGAGATAAATTTGTAGAGCTTGTGTGGAAGTGGAAAGAACAATACGGCAGAACGATCATTAAACAGTTGAAAAAATTAGGCACTTCGTGCGATTGGGAACGTGAGCGCTTTACTATGGATGAAGGACTTTCCGAAGCTGTTCAGGAAGTTTTCATCCGGCTTTACAACAAAGGTTTAATCTACAGGGGAAAATACATAATCAACTGGTGCCCGAAAGACCACACAGCAATCAGCGACGACGAGGTAAACCACATCGAACAAAACGGACATTTGTGGTTTATAAAATATCCGATTGTTAATTCAACTGATTTTGCAATTGTTGCAACAACACGTCCTGAAACTATGTTGGGCGATACCGCAGTTGCAGTAAATCCGAACGACGAGAGGTACAAACATTTAATTGGAAAAAATGTTTCGCTACCATTGACCGACAGAGTAATTCCGATAATTGCAGACGATTTTGTCGATCCGCAGTTTGGAACCGGAATGGTAAAAGTAACTCCCGCCCACGACCCCAACGATTATTGGATCGGTCAGCGGCACAATTTAGAGCAGATAAACATTTTCGATATCTCTGCAAACCTGAATGAGAATACACCGATTAAATATCAGAAGAAAGATCGTTTTGATGTACGCCGTGAAGTCGTAAAAGATTTAGAATCGCTTGGACTCTTACTTAAGATTGAACCACATACAAATGCAGTCGGTAGATGTTACCGCTGCGACACAATCATTGAGCCATATCTTTCCGACCAGTGGTTTGTAAAAATGAAACCGCTTGCCGAACCGGCACTCAAGGTCGTTTTAGACGGAACTATTAAATTCCATCCCGACCGATGGGTAAAAGTTTACAAACACTGGATGATAAACATACGCGATTGGTGCATATCGCGCCAACTTTGGTGGGGACACCGTATTCCTGTTTGGTACTGCGTAGGCGATGTAGAATGTAAGCTCGAATGCAAACAACCAATTGCTTCGAAAACAAAACCTGAAAAGTGTCCGCATTGTGGTTCCACAAATCTTAAACAGGACGAGGATGTGCTTGACACTTGGGCTTCATCGTGGCTTTGGCCCCTCTCAACCTTGGGTTGGCCTAAAGATAATGAAGACCTGCGATATTTTTATGCAACGGATACACTCGTTACCGGACCCGACATAATTTTCTTCTGGGTTGCTCGTATGATAATGGCAGGAATGGAATTTGCGAAAGACGTTCTGCTTCCAGACGGTTCACCGCGAAAAGAAGATAAATATATCGTTCCATTCCACGATGTTTATTTCACGAGTATAATACGCGATGCGCAAGGCAGAAAGATGAGCAAGTCGCTTGGCAACTCCCCCGACCCGCTTGATGTTATAGCTGAGTACGGAGCCGACGCACTGCGATTTACGGTTCTCTATCTCGCACCACTGGGACAGGATGTTTTATATTCAAATGAGAAATGCGAGCTTGGAAGAAACTTTGCCAACAAGATTTGGAATGCCGGACGGTTTCTGCAAATGAACGCAAGCCAAATTTCGGATTTCGGATTTCGGATTTCGGATATTTTTGATAAAACTCAACTTGACCTTGCAGACAGATGGATACTATCTCGTTTGAATTCGACTGTCCTCGAATTAAATAAAGATCTAGATAATTTTTACATTAACGATGCAACCAAGATTCTGTATGACTTCATCTGGCACGACTACTGCAACTGGTACGTTGAGATGATTAAAACACGTTTGTATGGTACAGAACCTGATGATGTTAAGAAAGCAGTTCTTAGCCGTGCGATTTTCATTTATGAACAGGCATTGAAGCTTTTACATCCTTTTATGCCATTTCTTTCCGAAGAAATCTGGCAGAACCTCGCAGAACGAAAAGATGGTGAGAGCATAATGATATCACCATTCCCGACTGTCGATGAGAAATGGATTGACAAGGAAACAGAAGCTGACGGATTGTTTATGCAGAATGTCGTGAATGCAGTTCGTACAGTGCGCGGCGAACTTGACGTGCCACCATCGAAGGAAATAAATATTATAATGAATTTCCACGACACCGAGAAAGAAAAGCACTTGCAAAAATACGAAAGCTACCTGAAGCGATTAACAAGAACAAAAGAAGTCTCACTTCTAAAAGACTCACAGAAACCAAAACACTCTGCCAGCGCTGTTGTTGATAATGTTGAAATTTTTATACCTTTAGAAGGATTGATTAACTTAGAAGCCGAATGTGAGCGGATACAGAGAGAAATAGACCGCGTTCGTGGACTTTATAATAGCACTGAAAATAAACTTGCCAACGAAAGCTTTGTGTCCAAAGCCCCCAAAGAAGTTGTCGAGCACGAGCGGAATAAATTAGAAAGCTTTAAGACTACGCTGCAAAAGCTTGAGAAGAATTTGGAGAGTATAAGCTGACATAATATTTTCTTGGACAGTTGATTCTGTCCAGAATTATATCTATATTCCTTTAAACAAGAAATGAGATAAACTATGAGTACAATAACATTACCAGTAACTGAAGCAAAACAACGATTTACCGAGCTTGTTAAAGGCGCCGAAGAATCGTTCGACCGTTATCTAGTTACGAAAAATGGCAAGGATGCCGCTGTGATACTAAGTGCTGAAGAATATGAAAACTTGCTGGAGACGCTTGATATATTAGCTAATAAAAAAGAAGTTCGCGCTATCGCGGAAGGTTCAGCGCAAGTAAAGCGTGGAGAAACTTTGTCGCTAAGTAAATACTTGGCAAGTAAGAAAAAAACACATAAAGGGAACAACAAATTTTGAACATTGAGTTCACAAAAGAAGCCGTCAAAGGACTTGATGCTCTTGAGCGTTCACAACCGAAATATTTTAACCGTATAGTATCAAAGATTCAATCACTAGTGGATGACCCGCATTCAGGTAAGCGACTTGTTGGACCGTTAAAAGGAAAATCGTCCATGAGGGTTGGAGATTATCGTATAATTTATGAGATCGTAAAGACCACGATTTATATTTTGACGATAAATCATAGGAGAGAGGTATATAAGTGAGAGAAATGAGAAGAAAAAACTTTAGGAAACTTCTAAAAACTCAAAAATTCATCTAACCGTAATGAACGTAAATTTACCGCAAAGTATTTATTTTATTGCACTTTGCGCACTTTGCGAAAAAACATTGCGTGCTTTGCGTTTTCAAAAAGTAGTTTTTAGAAGTGTTCTTTAATATTATTTTCTCAAACTTGGAGAAGAATTTGGAGAGTATAAGCTGAAGTTTATAGAACACGGATGAACACGGATACGACGGATAAACACTGATAATAGTCCGTTGTGTTTTTCAATAGAATATTTGTAAATTTGAATTAAATAAAGGTGACAAATGGCAAGAACAATAAAACAGCGAATTAACTTAACACATAACACAGTTCCTGATATAAAGATTAAAAAGAAAGTTAAATACAAACTACCTGAAAATATCTTCGATATTTTGAACGAACCTGCCACCACTTATAGAAAAGAATTTTTCAGGCATAAGAATATTATTTTGTTTCAAGGCGATGTTTTGAATGATAATTTATTTGATAAAGAATTTATTGATTTGATTGTCACTTCGCCACCTTATAATGTCGATATAAAATACAATTCACACAAAGACGATTTAACTTACGAAGATTATTTGGAGTTTTCTAAACAGTGGATTTCTAACTGCTACAAATGGAGTAAACCACAAGCGAGATTTTTGTTAAATTGTCCGTTAGATAAAAATAAGGGTGGACAGCAAAGTGTTGGTGCAGACCTTACTGTCATTGCAAAAAATATTGGATGGAAATATCACTCAACAATAATTTGGAATGAAGGAAATATTTCGAGACGAACTGCTTGGGGTTCTTGGCTTTCAGCGTCCGCACCTTATGTAATTGCACCAGTAGAATTAATTATTATTTTTTATAAAGACAGTTGGAAAAAAACTTCTGGCTCAAAGATATCCGATATTTCAAAAAAAGATTTTATGGACTGGACTAATGGTATTTGGACTTTTAATGGAGAAAGTGGAAAAAGAATTGGACACCCTGCTCCATTCCCAAGAGAATTACCTCATCGTTGTATTAAATTGTTTAGTTTTGTAAAAGATGTTGTGTTTGACCCCTTTACTGGCAGTGGAACAACTTTGATTGAAGCTGAAACTAATAATAGAATTGGAATTGGATTAGAAATAGATAATAATTATTGTGAATTAGCAAAAAATAGAATCGAAAATGAAGTTAATTCTTTAACTATAAAAGGAAAAACTAAATGATTAAATCGTCTATGTTAGATGATAGTTCAGCTCAAAGTTTGCGCTCTACAGAAGGACAGAGATTAGAGAATATTGTAGAATACATCTTAAATGGTTTGTTAAACAAGCACGATATTTATCTTACGCACGGCACGACTGACGGTTTAAAAAAATTGATTGATGATTCTAATGTTGTTAAGCAAATCATAGATTACAATAAACTGCCGGTGAAAAGACCTTGCGACCAAAAACAACTAGAAGATTATCCAGATACGGACTTATTTGTTCTAGTTAAACAAAATAACGAATGGAAAGTTTTAGGAATTATTAACTGCAAGCTCTCTTTTCATTCAAGACATACAATGGTTACATTTTGGGGATTAGCAATTAGAATAGGTTCAAACATTAAATATGTATGCGTTACAGAAGATAAAGACCAATATCATCCGATAAGACCACGAAGCGAATTAGGTAAATCTTGCAAGAATTCTACATCAGCAAGACGACTCTTAGAAAGTTTTGTCGATAGGATTTACGTCATTAAACCGTATGAAGATAAAAGTAAAGAATTATATTCAGACATTGAAAAATTTAAATCCCAAATTAGTAGACAAATTTGCTTTGACACTCCAAATTACAAATATCACACTGAATACTGTGCCAGTGTGCGTCCCTTTGATGATTTAGTACTTGACCTTTTGAGATGGAAAGAAGATAGAGAATTAAACCTTGTAAAATAAAATTTTGATATTTCCAATAAAAATATTTTAAAGAAAAAAAATTAAAATGATAGACCGAGAAGTTGTTAAAGAATTTTTGGAGAAAAAAGCTAGTGATTGGGCGATAGAAATTCCAAATGACATTAATTTTGATGAACTTGTAGAAACATTTTGCTTGTACACTGAAGATGATTATTATGAGTGGTTAAAAGATAATGCAAAATCATTTTTTACTGTAGGGCAGGATGGAATTGATTGGGATACAGTAAAAAAAAGAATCAAAAGATATTTAGAAAAATAAATCGTTATTTGGGATTTATTGGAACGCTACACTAAAGAGAAAATAAAAAGATTCATCAAAGATAATGAGGCCCAACCTCGAACAAAAGGTGGTTTCTCTTATCGCCTCGTCCCGTTTACAAAAGATTAAGTTATCAACTTGCTAGTTTTTTAACTCGACCTCGAATCGATGGGCTCAAAATAATCCTTTGTAACTTCTCATCTTCGTAAACATTAAATTTAGATCCTGCCTTTATCCCAAGCTTCTTTCTAATCGAAACAGGTATTGTTATCCTTCCGCCTGTTGTCGCTTTTATTATTGAATTTTTCATTACGTTACCTCTTTTTTTCATAAATCTTTCAATTCAAAATACAAAACTACCGGAAATATATCAAGAAAATTTTACAAACTCTATCTTTTGGAATCCACACATATTTTTCGTATCTTTTAACAGAAAAATCGAACATTAATCGAAATAACCATCGGAAACGCCTCAGGCCCTTTGTTCAGTTCGAGTCGTTTTTGTTTGTCGCTATAAATGCGTAGCGATTTTTTCTACTAACTTTCCTTTCTGAACTGCACCCACCAATTGCTCGGCAACTTGTCCTCCTTTTATTATCAACAACGTGGGGATACTACGTATTCCGTATTGCATTGCTGTTTTAGGGTTTGAATCAACATCTAACTTGCATACTTTCAGCTTGCCGTCGTATTCTTTTGCAATCTCTTCGATAGTCGGTGCAATCATTTTGCACGGACCACACCAAGCTGCCCAAAAATCTATCAATACAGGTTTATCTGAATTTAAAACTTCGGTTTGAAAATTTGAATCTGTAACTTCAATTGGTTTCATATATATTCCTTCTTTATTTTATTATTAATCTATTGTAAACTTACACTTTCGTTACCAAGTAATTTTTTTAGTTTCTCAATTAATTGGTCGGATGGATTCACTCGATATTTACCATCCAACTGAAACAGTTGTGTCTTATTTTCTTCGATGCCAATTACCTCAACAACCGGCAAGCATCTGCCTTTATTATTTTCTAAAATTTTTTTTAATTTACCGATTGTATCAACATCAGCTGCACTGCCGTCAATTTTGATAATTACTTTTTTAGCAAAACGGTCGCGAATTTGTTCAATCGGAATAAACTCGTCTGCAATGATTTTTAATTTTTCGCCCGCGGTATCCGATTTCCCGATAATCATGAGCATTGCATCTTGAGTAAGTACGTTGGAATATTTTTCATAAGTTCGTGCAAACACCACGACTTCACCTTTACCGGAAAAATCTTCTAAAGCAACAAAAGCCATCGTTTTCCCGTTTCGGTCGATTTTCTTTTTAATTTCTGTAACGATACCGCACGCTTTTACAAGTGTTCCGTTTTTAATTCCCTCTTGCGAATTGAACCTCACGGTTGAAAACGCTTTGATATCCAACTCATATTTTTTCAGCGGATGTCCCGATATATAAAATCCTAAAACCTTTTTCTCGTTCGCCAGCAAGTCGTGCTGAGACCAAGGTTCAGTCGCTACCAATGGGGGATATTCTGAAGTTTCTTCTTTAACTTTCCCACCGCCAAACAAATTCGATTGACCGAGTGAATCCTCAGCGTTTTTTTTCTGTCCGAACTGAATAGCCCGTTCGATACTTGCAATAATTTCGGCTCGATGCCCGCCAACCGAATCTAACGCACCACCCATAGTTAAACCTTCGAGGGTTTTCTTGTTGAGCGATTTTAAATCAACACGGGCACACAACTCGAACAAGCTAGAAAATTTCTTATCCTTCCGCGCTTTAATAATATTTTCTACAGCCGCAACTCCTACATTCTTTATCGCACTCAGACCGAACCTGATTCCTTTTTTCGTGATCGAAAAATCGACTTCACTCTCGTTTACATCGGGGGGCAATACTTTCAGACCGAGCCGGTTCGCCTCATCGATTAGTTCCACGAGATAATCTGTATTACCGATTTCAGCCGACATCGCCGAAGTCATAAATTCTGCCGGATAGTAAACTTTGAGATACGCGGTTTGATGAGCCAAAACCGCATAAACAACGCTGTGCGACTTGTTGAAGCCGTACTTAGCAAACTTCTGAATCATATCGAATATTTCTTCAGCTAACTTTTTTTGGATACCACGCGATACGGCTCCACTTACAAACTCATCTTTCTGTTGCGCCATTAGGGCTTCATCTTTTTTTCCCATTGCGCGACGCATAATATCCGCCTTGGCAAGGGAGAATCCGGCAATCTCGCTCGTAATTCGCATAACTTGCTCCTGATAAACTATAACCCCGAAAGTTTCTTTCAACACAGGTTCTAATTTAGGATGCAAGTATTGAATCTTTTTAGTTCCTTTTTTACAACTGATAAATTCGTCAATCATTTCCATCGGACCCGGACGGTAGAGAGCATTCATCGCAACAAGTTCGTTGATTGTTGTGGGTTTGAGTTTAATGAGCGATTCCCGCATCCCCGAAGATTCAAATTGAAATATACCTGTCGTGTTACCTTTCTGAAATATCTCATAAACTTTTTGATCGTCTTCAGGAATTTTGTTGATGTTGATATCAACACCGTGATTTATTTTGATCAACTTTAATGCGTTTTCAATAACCTTCAGCGTCCGCAAACCTAAAAAATCCATTTTTAACAACCCGACAGTTTCCAAATCGTTCATATAAAATTGAGTCATCGGTTTGGTTTGCGGTGTAGCATAAAGCGGAACGTAGTCGGTAATATCACCGGGTGCAATCACAACTCCCGATGCGTGCATTGAAGCGTTGCGGTTCATTCCTTCTAAAACGCGTGATATTTCTATCAGTTCTTTTATCTTTGGATCTTTACTATCCCTCACCGATTTCAGTTCAGGAACTGTATTCAATGCTTTTTCTAACTCAAAAACTTTTCCCTGTTCAGAAGGAATTAATTTAGTTATCGAATCAATTACGCTCAATTCAACTCCTAATACTCTGCCAACGTCTTTGAGAACTGCGCGCGATGAGAGAGTTCCGAATGTGATAATTTGAGCTACCGAGTTTTCGCCGTATTTATCACGAACGTATTGAATAACCAAATCGCGCTTGTCGTCATTAAAATCGATGTCAATATCAGGCATACTTACGCGGTCGGGATTTAAAAACCGCTCGAAGAGTAGATCGTATTTAAACGGATCGACATCAATAATGCCTAAAACATACGACACTACACTTCCCGCAGCGCTGCCTCTTCCCGGACCGACTGAAATCCCCATCTCCTTTGCTGCATTAATAAAATCACGCACAACCAAAAAGTAATTCGAATACTTCATCTTTTTGATAACAGACAACTCGTGCTTTATGCGTGCTTCAATTTCGGGAGTTACAACAGGATAACAATCGTTTATTTTTTGCTGGACAATCTTTTCAAGATATTCATCATAATTATCCACGCCGGCTTCTTTAGGAATCGGAAATTTTGGTAAATAGGGTTCGGCTGCACGAATATCGAAGTTTTCTATCTTTTCGTTTATTTCCAAAGTAGAATTGATTGCTTCAGGATAATCTTTGAAAAGTTCACACATTTCTTTCGCCGACTTAAAATAAAGTTGGTCGGTATTGTATTTTAATTTTGTGTAATCGCTACTGCTTCCCGATGATGCTTCGGGTATCAGCAGAAGAACGTTGTGAGCGATCGCATGTTCAGGTTTAATGTAGTGGATATCGTTCGTTGCAACCAATTTTATGTTCAGCTCTTTTGCTAACTGCGGCATTTTTTGGAGAATCGGTTTCTCCTTTTCTAAACCGTGATCCTGAATTTCAAGATAAAAATCATCCCGAAAAATTTCTTTGTATATTAAGGCTGATTTTTTTGCCTCTTCATATTTTCCTTCAAGAATATCATCAGCCACAACACCGGCAGGGCAGGCAGAAAGAGCGATTAGCCCGCGCGAGTATTTTCTTAATAGGTCAAGGTCGATTCGTGGTTTGTAATAGAATCCCTCCAGGTGCCCATAGGAGGTGAGTTTCATCAGGTTGCGGTAACCTTCAATATTTTTTGCAAGAAGAACAAGATGTTGATATATACCGCGCCCCTTACCCTGGTCTTTCTTTTTTTTATCGATTTCCTTTTCGAAGCGAGTCCCCTTTGGAACGATGTAGAACTCGCAACCGAGTATCGGTTTGATTTCAGCCGTTCGTGCTTTAAGAAAAAACTCGACCGCCCCGAACATAACGCCGTGATCGGTTAGTGCAACCGCCGGCATTTTATTTTTAACCGTCGCCTTGATAAGCGAATCGATTGTTGCTGCGCCATCCAGCAAACTGTAATGTGAATGATTATGAAGATGTATAAATTGACTCATGTATTTTCGAAATTAACCTTCCAAAAAAATAGAAATTGATGGTTCAAAATTATCAAATTGCAAATTAAAAGCAATAAGAAATTACAATATTTTGGATTTTGTTTTTTAAGTGAGATTCAGGACTAAAAGCTTAGATTCAGTCATCTCTTCGATGGCATATTTCAGCCCTTCCCTGCCGATACCTGAACCTTTTACGCCGCCGTAGGGCATGTGGTCTATGCGATATGTCGGGAAGTCGTTTACTACAACCGCTCCAACTTCTAAATTTTCAAAAGCAAACATAATATTTTTAAAATCGTTTGAAAAAACACCGGCTTGCAAACCGTATTTTGAGTTGTTGATTTCAAAAACGGCGTCTTCAAATAATTTGAACGTATGAAGTGTTACAACCGGTCCGAATATTTCTTCACAAACTACTTTCATATCCGGTTTCACACCAACGATAACCGTCGGTTCGATAACTAATCCGTTCCGATTACCACCTGTTAGTATTTTTGCACCCGATGCGACGGCTTCGTTAATCCAATCTTCAACTCTATTCGCAGCCGAATTATCAATCAAAGGTCCGGCAACAGTTTCAGGTTTTGTAGGATCTCCAAACCATGTTTCTTTTGTAGATAATAAAAATTTTTCTATAAACTCGTCTGCAATTTCTTCATTCACATAAATCCGCTGAACCTTTATACAACTTTGTCCTGCTTGTCCGAATGCACCTAAAGCAATCCGTTTAACGATTGATTGTATATTAGCCGATTTATCTACGATCACGCCGGCATTGCCGCCAAGTTCAAGAACAACTTTTTTCTTACCTGCGATAGATTTTAAAAACCAACCGACTTTGGCGCTGCCTGTAAAAGTAATTAACTTAAAGCGTTCGTCTCTAACCATTTTCTCGGCTAATTCATTTGAACAAGGAAGGACGTTCAGCATTCCTGCAGGTGCGCCGGCTTCAAGCACAATTTCAGCGAGAATTATTGCGAGTAACGGTGCTTGGGGCGCCGGTTTTAAAACTATCGAGTTTCCGGCAGCAATTGCAGGAGCAACTTTGTGTGCAACTAAATTTAACGAAAAGTTGAATGGTGTTATCGCAAGTATCGGTCCGATCGGAAACCGCCGCACAATTCCAAATCGTTTTTCAGAATGAGCTGCAAGGTCGAGCGGAATTGATTCACCTGAAATTCTTTTTGCTTCTTCAGAGGCATACTTGAATGTAAAAACTGCGCGGTCAAGTTCAGCCAGCGAATATGTAATAGGTTTGCCGCTTTCAGCCGTCATCAAATTGGCTAATTCCGTTTTGCGGTTACTTAAAATCCTGGAAACGTTTTCTAAAATTTCAGCACGACGATATGCAGGCAATACTTTTGTAACTCGAAAAACCTGCTGAACAACCTGAATAGCTTCTTCAACATCCACTTCTTCGGCATAATGAACTTTGGCAACAAGTTCGTTTGTGTACGGATTGATAATATCCTTTACAATTTTTGAAGTTCTTCTATCTGAACCAATTATGAATGGATATTCTGCTGCCATATTTAATTATTTTCGTAGAAGTTTTTGATGAAACTTATTAGCTGATTAATCTCGATGATATGCCGCTTTCCGTTTTTGCGTTCTTTGATTTCGATTTTATTGTTTACAACATTCTTTTCACCAACGATAACGTGAAGCGGCATTCCGAGCAAGTCGGCATCTTTGAACTTGAAACCGGGACTTACATTCGAACGGTCGTCGTATAGAACCTCGTATTTGTATTGTAGAAGAGTTTCATATACACTTTCTGCGGTTCGAACTACATTCTCAACATTCGAATTAACCAATATCAAATGCACATCGTAAGGAGCAATCGATGTATTCCAGATAATACCATTAGCATCGTGATTTTGTTCGATGCCGCAGGCGATAATCCGTTCTATCCCAATTCCGTAACTACCCATAATAATTGGTTTCATTTCGCCGTGCTCGTCAAGAAATTTTGCATCAAGCGAGTCGGCATATTTTGTTCCGAGTTTAAATATGTGACCGAGTTCGATTGCATTCACGACACGAAGTTGCTCGTTGCATTGTGGACAAGGTTCCCCAGCACATACCGTTCGGAAATCGTAATAACCATCGACCTGAACATCACGCTTCAGATCGATATTACCGATGTGGTAATCGTTCTTGTTCATACCGCTGACAAGTCCGTTTGCATTTTCGAGTCGTTTATCAACGAGGATTTTAAATCCTTTCAAACCAATGGGCCCGATTGAGCCGGCATCTGCACCTGTTAGTTCGGCAAGTTCTTCGGGATGCGCCGTACGGGCATTTGAACCAACCACTGACTGGAGTTTAGTTTCGTTTAGCTGATCGTTGCCTAACATCAATATCAGATGAGGTGTCCCATTTTGAATATATACCAAAGATTTGGCTAATATACTTTCATCGACTTTTAAATAGTCTCTCAGTTCATCGATGGTTTTTACATTCGGTGTGTGAATTTCTTTTAGTTGGAGATTGGCAGGAACGTGCACAGCTTTTTCCACATTTGAAGTTGCAACTTCGATGTTCGCGGCATAGCCACATTTTTCACAAACGGCACAGGTATCCTCTCCGGAAGGCGATTCGACCATAAACTCCTGCGAACCGGTTCCCCCCATCGCCCCGCTCGATGCACCGACAATAAAATATTTCAAACCGGTACGGGTAAATATTTGTTTATAAGCTTCGGCGTGCAAATCGTAACTCTTATCGAGTCCTTCCCAAGTGGCATCCAAACTGTAAGAATCTTTCATCACAAACTGTCGACCTCGCAAAACACCGGATCGCGGACGTGGTTCGTTTCGAAATTTAGTTTGAATCTGATACCAAATCTGTGGTAAATCTTTGTACGATTCGATGTGGTTAGCCGCTACCCAACCGATGATTTCTTCGTGAGTAGGCGCCAACACCAAGGGACGATTTTTTATATGGAAGAGTATATCGCCGAATGCCTCCACCCTACCTGTCTTTTCCCAAATTTCGATTGGACTGAGTGCGGGTAGATGAAATTCTTGTCCGCCAATTGCATCAATTTCTTCGCGGACTAAATTCATAACTTTTTTCATCACCTTGTAGCCGAGAGGTAGAAATGAAAATATTCCGGCAGCGAGCTGCCGCATCAATCCTGCACGAAGCATTAGTTGATGACTTGGGATTGTAGCATCCGAAGGGACTTCTTTTTGAGTTGGTATAAAACTTTTACTAAGACGCATATAGGATTTATGATTTATGATTTATGATTTAATTTAGTATCCGTCTCATTGCAATCGACGGGATTCAGCGGAATTCTCAATTTGACAGATAACTTACCTGCACTACGTTTGGTAAGTTATGTCAAATTGGAAGTACCCCCGGGCAGAGTTGAACTGCCGGCCAACGGTTTAG
Above is a window of Bacteroidota bacterium DNA encoding:
- the dnaE gene encoding DNA polymerase III subunit alpha — protein: MSQFIHLHNHSHYSLLDGAATIDSLIKATVKNKMPAVALTDHGVMFGAVEFFLKARTAEIKPILGCEFYIVPKGTRFEKEIDKKKKDQGKGRGIYQHLVLLAKNIEGYRNLMKLTSYGHLEGFYYKPRIDLDLLRKYSRGLIALSACPAGVVADDILEGKYEEAKKSALIYKEIFRDDFYLEIQDHGLEKEKPILQKMPQLAKELNIKLVATNDIHYIKPEHAIAHNVLLLIPEASSGSSSDYTKLKYNTDQLYFKSAKEMCELFKDYPEAINSTLEINEKIENFDIRAAEPYLPKFPIPKEAGVDNYDEYLEKIVQQKINDCYPVVTPEIEARIKHELSVIKKMKYSNYFLVVRDFINAAKEMGISVGPGRGSAAGSVVSYVLGIIDVDPFKYDLLFERFLNPDRVSMPDIDIDFNDDKRDLVIQYVRDKYGENSVAQIITFGTLSSRAVLKDVGRVLGVELSVIDSITKLIPSEQGKVFELEKALNTVPELKSVRDSKDPKIKELIEISRVLEGMNRNASMHASGVVIAPGDITDYVPLYATPQTKPMTQFYMNDLETVGLLKMDFLGLRTLKVIENALKLIKINHGVDININKIPEDDQKVYEIFQKGNTTGIFQFESSGMRESLIKLKPTTINELVAMNALYRPGPMEMIDEFISCKKGTKKIQYLHPKLEPVLKETFGVIVYQEQVMRITSEIAGFSLAKADIMRRAMGKKDEALMAQQKDEFVSGAVSRGIQKKLAEEIFDMIQKFAKYGFNKSHSVVYAVLAHQTAYLKVYYPAEFMTSAMSAEIGNTDYLVELIDEANRLGLKVLPPDVNESEVDFSITKKGIRFGLSAIKNVGVAAVENIIKARKDKKFSSLFELCARVDLKSLNKKTLEGLTMGGALDSVGGHRAEIIASIERAIQFGQKKNAEDSLGQSNLFGGGKVKEETSEYPPLVATEPWSQHDLLANEKKVLGFYISGHPLKKYELDIKAFSTVRFNSQEGIKNGTLVKACGIVTEIKKKIDRNGKTMAFVALEDFSGKGEVVVFARTYEKYSNVLTQDAMLMIIGKSDTAGEKLKIIADEFIPIEQIRDRFAKKVIIKIDGSAADVDTIGKLKKILENNKGRCLPVVEVIGIEENKTQLFQLDGKYRVNPSDQLIEKLKKLLGNESVSLQ
- a CDS encoding aldehyde dehydrogenase family protein, whose protein sequence is MAAEYPFIIGSDRRTSKIVKDIINPYTNELVAKVHYAEEVDVEEAIQVVQQVFRVTKVLPAYRRAEILENVSRILSNRKTELANLMTAESGKPITYSLAELDRAVFTFKYASEEAKRISGESIPLDLAAHSEKRFGIVRRFPIGPILAITPFNFSLNLVAHKVAPAIAAGNSIVLKPAPQAPLLAIILAEIVLEAGAPAGMLNVLPCSNELAEKMVRDERFKLITFTGSAKVGWFLKSIAGKKKVVLELGGNAGVIVDKSANIQSIVKRIALGAFGQAGQSCIKVQRIYVNEEIADEFIEKFLLSTKETWFGDPTKPETVAGPLIDNSAANRVEDWINEAVASGAKILTGGNRNGLVIEPTVIVGVKPDMKVVCEEIFGPVVTLHTFKLFEDAVFEINNSKYGLQAGVFSNDFKNIMFAFENLEVGAVVVNDFPTYRIDHMPYGGVKGSGIGREGLKYAIEEMTESKLLVLNLT
- a CDS encoding proline--tRNA ligase, yielding MRLSKSFIPTQKEVPSDATIPSHQLMLRAGLMRQLAAGIFSFLPLGYKVMKKVMNLVREEIDAIGGQEFHLPALSPIEIWEKTGRVEAFGDILFHIKNRPLVLAPTHEEIIGWVAANHIESYKDLPQIWYQIQTKFRNEPRPRSGVLRGRQFVMKDSYSLDATWEGLDKSYDLHAEAYKQIFTRTGLKYFIVGASSGAMGGTGSQEFMVESPSGEDTCAVCEKCGYAANIEVATSNVEKAVHVPANLQLKEIHTPNVKTIDELRDYLKVDESILAKSLVYIQNGTPHLILMLGNDQLNETKLQSVVGSNARTAHPEELAELTGADAGSIGPIGLKGFKILVDKRLENANGLVSGMNKNDYHIGNIDLKRDVQVDGYYDFRTVCAGEPCPQCNEQLRVVNAIELGHIFKLGTKYADSLDAKFLDEHGEMKPIIMGSYGIGIERIIACGIEQNHDANGIIWNTSIAPYDVHLILVNSNVENVVRTAESVYETLLQYKYEVLYDDRSNVSPGFKFKDADLLGMPLHVIVGEKNVVNNKIEIKERKNGKRHIIEINQLISFIKNFYENN